Genomic segment of Hippocampus zosterae strain Florida chromosome 12, ASM2543408v3, whole genome shotgun sequence:
TTCTGACTCCTCAGAGAAGACCAGCGAGAAGGCTCATATTTGAAAGAGACTGTGTGAAAGCGCTTCATGTGTCAAATTCTATTTTAAGTGGACCACACACATCCAGAACCGATACTgaagttgagattttttttgatgAAAGTCAAGAAAGTGTGCCAACAAGCGCACGACAAATAATTGACGCATTAGCGGTCACGCCTTCTGTCTCCGATGGGTTGTTTTTCTTCGGATGTGGTGCTTTCTTAAAAATCGAAATAAAGGTACATGATAGGCCAGAGATGATTTCTCACAGATCATTTTAGGTCATAGAAGCACGACAAAAATATATCGATTTTTTGACATTACAAACTCTACCTTTCAGTCCCTCTGAGTggaattgttttatttcaaattttagaaataacttttttttttatccccctcATAATGACCACGCTGGGTGCTACACCTTTAAACAGCAGCTTCAAAGACACCAAATTTGTTGCGCCGTAACCTGCACACTTgctgttgtattatttattccctaagaccgtgtgtgtgtgtggctctgtttattattattttttcttcttctaaaatCAAATGTGCAGTCAGTTGCCTTTCATTCTGCACgccatacaaaaataataactgcGATGCCGGGGACGCGCTGCCATATTGCTTCTTCCGGGTAAATCGTCTGGGCCGACGTTCATTTTCACACTTCCTTCTGTGTCGGCACAATTTGTGCTCTCGTTTTTGTCCTTGCTTGGGTGGATTCTTGCAGATGCATCTCATCAGTCTGCGAGCGCAATCATAGGGCGGGCGAGGCAGGCGAGACGGGAGAGGCACCAGTCATACGTCTGAGGACGCCGCCATATGCAGTGCCTGCGGGCCAGCTATTTGCTCTATAAAACCGTACAGTACATACAGATTCTCAGACGCTTTGAAGAGAATTTAAGGCTGTAATCGGTCACGACGAGCTGGAAATTATATGTATAACCACTTGGAAAGACCACGGAGCAAAAACATGTGGTCCATGTGACTGCAGACAAACTATAGCATGAAGCGGCATCTGTGAAATGTCCAAAGCTCCGATAGTCATTGTGTTCCAAATGATCATGACGTTCATGATCGTTGTTTTTCATATTGTTGGCCTATTgtcctattcattcattcattcattcatcttccgagccgcttgatcctcactagggtcgcggggggtgctggagcctataccagctgtcttcgggcagtaggcgggggacaccctgaacccgttgccagccaatcacagggcacacagagacgaacaaccattcgcactcacagggacaatttagagtgttcaatcagcctgccacacatgtttttggaatgtgggaggaaaccggagcacccggagaaaacccacgcaggccggttTTCTCCGCAAAAGAAGCAACAATCATCAGACGAGTCACGTCCGTGGGGGAAAGTTAAAGGTGGATTCAGAGAGGAGCGCCGGTGTCGCCGTCTTTGTCTTGCGATTGTCGTGCCAAAGATTTGATCTCCCACCTTTATTGTGTCTGCAGTTTGTCtttgtgaggacattttggctggtgtgtgtgtgtgcggagtGGGATTTTGGTCCCGCTCACTATATAATCCTCATCCTGGCACTTTAATGAGTCCCAGCAAATGAGTAGAGACAATTATTCCAATCTGCTTTCATGCTCTACTCAGCTGCAGCATGTTTCAAAAGTCTTCTGCCAGAGAATGTGCACCCGAAGCCTCCGCCGAGAAActattgttttgggggggggggggggggggtgtcatctgtgtttttctcttttgttcaTCGGATGGTCAAGATCAATTCCCCTCGTATCTATGAACtgaaggaaaaagaaataaataagacGAGGTTTCTTTTTGGCCTCGGGAGGTCTGCGCTCTACTGTCCTAGTTTCTCGCAAAAGTGGCCAAAAGATGTGAAGCTCTTGTCGTGTCGGGTGTGATGAATAAATTGTTTCCTCTGCCTTTTTATAGCTTTGATAAATATTCATCTGGGTGCAGCGCAAAGCGATTGATAAACTGAGCCAGGATGCTCGAGTCATAATCAGGCCGGACCGGCGTATCGCTTTTCACAACGGTTGGGGTGACTAGTCATCCCGCTGGTGGTCTTGTTCGTTATTCCTCCTGCTGATGAGATGCGATTGTTAAAATCTTATCCAATACACCGTCCGGCAAGTAGTGGGAAAGTGTGGCGCAAGCTTGCGCACCGTGTCCGCATTgtgtgaagcccccccccccccgtccccaaaaAATCTTTGTCGTGGATTGTCCAAAGAATCCTGATGTGAATGCAGTTTTTTATCATTCCGTTTCCAtcgtcttgattttttttccttccccatcTCTTCCCATCTCTCTGGGGGGAAGAGTTAAAGGCATAATACTGGGAGCACTTGAGCATGGAGGACTCCTCTTGAATGCTAAGCAGTGTTCAAGTAGCGCACTGAAGCACAGAACTTAGTCGCAGGGGTGTATTTGGAAGGGATGCACCGAAATGAAAATTCTTGATGGAAACCGAAAACCCCAAATAAGGAAACCGAGGTCAAAAACCAAAACGTAGAAATGAGAAGATTtcagaaacttaaaaaaaaaaaaaaagaaatccttggCTGGATCATTTTCTGCACTCGTGTGAAGTGTGAACTGTCTGGTTCCTTCTGAGCGATGCGCAGGCTTTTTTCAGGGCCACCGGAAAAACAGCCctcagccaggcagcctccttgCCCCGGGCCAATTAAATGTTGCGTCGAATTTAATTGGCCTCTTCCCCCATTGATTTAAAACGGTGTAACCTTCACAGTACTCCGCAGACCAGTTGTGTAATTATTTATCTCCTGTAAATGATGGCACCTCCTCTAATTTAGCATATTTGGACCATGATGCAGATATTTTGtaatgtatttaattaatttttgttcTTCGGCGGGGTGCATTCAATCTGAGTTTTTAACGATGCCCTTTCATGGACATATTTGATACGCATCAGATTTGAACCCATATTTGGAAAGGCTTAATCTTAAGATTccatgcaattgtttttttgttttttttgtctagttACGCTGTCATGACACACATGCTAAGTTGACCACTTGGAAAATATGAATTGGgaattgtgtcacttgaactgtccatccatccatccatccactgattttccgatccgctttatcctcacgagagtcggctggagcctatcacagctgtcttcgggtcgTAGGCGGAGtagaccctgaaccggttgccagccaatcgcagagcacgcagacacaaacaaccatccgctctcacacacacacacacacacacacacacacctcgggacaatttagtgtgttcaatcagcctgccatgcatgtttttagaatatgggaggaaaccggagtacccggagaaaacccacgcaggcatggggagaacatgcaaactccacaaaggaatggtggagccggaattgaacccttgaCCACTCGACACGTTAACCACTCGACCTTCAGGTCACCTTCGCTTGACCTATGCAGTGTGAATGGAGCCTCATCATGCAGAGCtgaattcattttcatgttttggtCTGAAAGTTCAGAATGCTATTTCCAGTAACCATCACTCATAGAATTAATAAAGGGACAAAAACATTTACCTGTCGTGATTTGACAGCTAATTCAGTGAGTGAACCCACTGCACATTTGAGAGCCGCATCTCAAATTCTGCCCTTACAAAGACGACACATAAAGTGCAGGGAATGAAAATATATCGCAATGCATTGTATTCATTGACACTTTTAGAATCATTCCTGCGGCTGTTGGAATCTAAGCCAAATATGAACTTTCATCTTTGGTTTACAAAGTGTGACAAACCTGCTTGGTTTTCATGCTTCAGATACGCTGTACTAATTCCAAAAATCACAGccatggaaaacacacacatacacacacacaaacacacgccaaaaatgcaacatttcaTCTGGATGCCACGCTGCCTACACTGATCCTATTTGAACTCTAGCAGGAAGTACAGGGCTGCAGTATAGTGGGAGTGGAGGATGTGGATGGAGTGCACAATTTCACCCCCACTTAGTTACTGTTGCTATGTCCGAGAATCTTTCTGCACACCCTGAAGAAATATCCAATTTTTAGGCAATGGAGATTACAGAACTATGCACAGTATGCCTTCAAAGTTACCATACATCAGCGTACATAAAGATGGAAGCTGCTGCGTGTGCACAGATCACTTAACGTCAACGACTGCACTTGAAATTAATCATAGGTGTTCCTCTAAAGCCGATTAGATCTCAATTGACGATTGCAATCATTCATAAGCAAGAATAGCTTCATCCAGTCTCTGGCACAGGTGTGTGGAGTTGCCAAAAAAATGTAGTAGTGctgttatttttgaaaatatgatttaaaaaataaatgcatattcaCTGTTAGCTAATAACTGTTTGGGCTACCTTCAGCAGCAACAGCCGGAGACATTTTCACCCACTCTCCTTtgcaaatttgtattttttatttgtaataatTCAGCAACACTGGAGGGTTTTCCAGCATGAACAGACTATTTATAGTCATGCCATTTTAATCAGATTAAAGTCTAGACTCCAAAaccttcaggattttttttttcaggagttgACTTGTTGGTGTGTTCTATGTCATCGCCCTGCTGCAGAGCCAAAGTACACTTCATCTTGAATACACAAACTGGTGACCAAACATTCTTCCTCAGGCAGAATTCGTGGTTCCAGCGATCACAGCAAGCCATCCATGTCCTGAAGTAACAAAGCAGCCCGAGATCATCACATGACTTCAGCCGATATGTTTGACTGTTTGTATgatgttcctttttttctctgaaattcCGTGTTATACCTGTGCCAGATGTGAGGAGACACACCGCTTCCAAATAGTTGAACTTTCATCCCTTCACTCAACACCAGTTTCTTCCAAAAGTCATGGTCATCATTCATGTCTTGTTTGATTTGCATTAGGCgagattttattttctctttagtCAGCAACCCTTGAGGGTTTTTAAGCACGGACAGCCTTTTATAGGTCCTCCCGCAGcattttaattggattcaaGTCCAGAATTTTACCGGGCCACTTTCAATTCCTTTTTTCAACCATTAAGTTTGCTGTCCTGCTGCAGAGCCAAAGTATTTTTCAGCTGCAGGTCACAGACCACTTCCCCCCCCATGTTCTAGAGCCTACAAAATCTTCCCCTGAAAgcccattaacactgtgtatatataaaattccaCCTGCATTTAGTAGGTTGGCGGGTGGTAATGTCAAGCCCGTTTTACTGTTACAGAGCAAAGCAATAAAGTCAacctcaaatgtatttttgcattCAATGAAGCCCTGCCAGGAAAGTCTTTGACCTCTGTTCTGTTCTGCTCTCTGATTGGACAGGCTACGTATAGGCGGGGGGTTTGGCCCTGGGAAAGGTGACTAAGTGGGGGTTGATTCAAACACAGTTTGTCCTGTATACAACAGCCTTGAGTGTGAGAGTTGTTCTAAAGCACTCACACTAACATCCAAGAATCACTCAGCAGGCCTCCTGGCATTGTGACAGCACATCGGCATAAAGATTTCATGGAGCAGTAGGGGATGCCGTCTGCGAGCCTTTAAATGTTTTAACATTGCTATTTCTTCCTGCTATGGCGGGAAGTGAGTGTTTTCCTGCCCCGTTCTATGTCCCCGGTCGCTGGTCAGCTTTCTGTTGGTCCTCTGCGCAACAATCCCCACGAGGCATTGACGCATTGATGTCCATGTGATGTAAGATTGACAGAATAGTTGCTCATGTCCCCTGCTTCTAGTGGCTGAGGACACCAACTAGATTTGCATGTGTCTGTCATTTTTGGTTATTTGTGTTCGTGTTTTATAAAACACTTTGCAGTGGCGCCATTTCTCTTGCTCCTGAAaactaatgataataataatccacccatccatccgtttAATAACAATAAATTGCATTTAGCTTCTGACAGAATTCCAATGGTGCTGTTATGGAAACGATGTTTTATTCACTAtaaaaacagttaaaaaaaagaaaaaccttttttttgtttgtttcaaaacaTAACCCAATATTTGGGGGtgtttggggggaaaatgaCCCAGTTTGGGggggctcctttttttttgaccaaattattttaatgtgctctttatttttatttttttatttagactACAtacactggatggatggatggatggatggattgatgccacaaaaaagaacatccagtgtgaaaaaaagaccatccaGGACAATTAAGTGGTGATACTATAGTACCTTTGTGCCAGTTATTCAGTGATTTCCTTTCCTCCTATCCAAATCTGTACAGGGACTCACTCATGATGGAGTATGCCAAGGTGCACCCAAAGATGAAGGCCGAGCTAACTTTCATCTTTTCATCTTAGCGTCTTAATGAAACAGCCGCACTGACAGAGATTTCATTCGACAGCCGTCgcccactcgcacacacacactctgtcaTTTTCTCACAGTTCTTTTTTCACACTTCTTGGCCTCTCTCTGACAGATCGCttttacacgcacgcacacacacgcactcaccgGATTGAAAGTGGGATGTAAGAGCCCCCGTTAAATGTAATCCAAGGAGAGCATCCAACATGAAGACCTGTCAGCGCAAAACTCACTCAAATaattcacttttttcccccacgcaGTCCAGTTAACCACACATGGACAGCTCGACCCCTAGTGATACCCTCATAGAGTAAATCGACCATTGTGCCGTCTATGCTTGCCTTTAAATTAAAAGTAGCAAAGAGCGTCTTTTCATCATGCAATTTCACCATTTGAGTTAACCTATTTAACTagaccagtgtttttcaatctttttcaagccaaggcacatttctttcatcgAAAAAATCCCGCGACACATCTTATTTTCACAATTAAGTGTTACTTTGTTATTAAAAGCATTTTGAAACACGTTGAAAAATAACACTACATTATAACACCTTGTataggaatcaaatcaacatcaatcaaatattttataatctttcatATTCATTCCCACTCAGTGTGATAAATGGTTTGAATGAAAACAGATCTGATATCCTGGCAGCAATCGATGAAAGACACAGAAGTCACTCTCATTCTTTctatgtttttagtttttacagCAGACGGGCTATTTATTTAGCCGCTTCGGGTCAGAACATCTTATTCACAATAGCTTTGCAGTATTACCGGTAATTGCTCTGCCGCTGGGACTTTTTGGATTTCGCCACACGTTCAGCGACATGGTACCTCGTTGTTTTTCTCATCCACGTTGCATGTTTCTCCGTGTATTCACGCAGGCGAACAAAAtacttcacatttttgtttcaaagTTAGGGGTGTTTTGTTTGGAGACGCAGCTGCAACTTACTGCGACCGTCGGGCTGTTGGAGAGGAATCGATGCCGTTGCATCTCCGGTAAAAGTAAATCCATATGAACAAAAGCTTTCCTTGTATTGTCTCGCACCAGAAACTTCGCTTGTCTCGCAGCACAAGGCAATAAgcgagctgctgctgctacctaccggtatggaagagtactacatgattactctGACCGGCGATAGACCCCACAGGCATACATATTGGAAAATTTCACACGTCACACCTAAAAATAACTCGCGGCACACCAGTGTACTGTTTGGTttattaatgacacaagtcaTGAATGACGTTTGACTGATGCTTTAAAAGCACGAAAGGCAACTGAGAGTAACGGTGGCaagcctcttgggttataccattttaACTAGAACGGAGGTTGGAGGGGTAGTCCCCAAACATGTACCGCGGCACAAggatttgaaaaacactgaactAGACTGTGCTTATTATGTTAGCAAAATCAATATATAAGTTGAATATAGGTGACTGTTTCCCCCAATTTGAACACCCTTGGGAgtgggtgcttttttttcaactgccAAAATTGTTTGacaacgtgtgtgtgcgcgtgtgtgtgtgtgtgcgtgtgtgtaacagAGAAACCATACTACAACAGGCATTTGCATGTCAAAACTTTTAATAGACTACAATAAAAAGGATACAAATCATAAAGGGGAGACATTAAAATCAAATGCAGTATGATGAACTAATGCTCGTACAGTtcatgcaaaatgaatgaaggcACTTTCAGTTCATGAGGCCACCAATATTCAGAGCACCGTTTCCCTCTTGTGGTCATATGGCAGTACTACAACACGCATCTCTGCGATGTACTCATGAAAAAAGCTCGTTGGTTTTTTTGCACTACGCAGCAAATACAGATGTCAACCTTCAAAACTCAATTTTGAAACGATAACACTTTTAATATAGGAATTTAGTTGACTTCATTTCATTACTTAATTAATGTCTGGATTTCGtgtgtatttcattcattcattcattgatgcTTTTAAGCCAAACAATCTCCAAAGTCATTTTGAAATATGaggcttgaattaaaaaaaaaacatgcacaacctccatttttttcctacaaATGCAGATGTGAGATTTGTGAAAATATAAACGTCGAACTGTATACAAAGATCCTTCAGTGTTTGCAGACACCCGTTCAATTTGTTTCTTAAATCACACGCAAACAAAAGTGAGAGAGTAACTAtaacacatttacacacaaacatatacaaTGTTGTAAAATGAAGAATATGAACATAGTAACAAGAAAAATAAAGGTTCTGTGTGTGGAAAAATAGATCAAATGCAATCGGAATCTTTGCTAGTTTGTCAGAATAAGTGAGCGGGCATGAGTGTAATACTGGCACCTTTACAGAAATAGCAAATAATGAAACCTTCTTCATAAAAACTTTTGAACCCTGTGTTACATAGACATGGCAGAAATTGCCCTTGAGCCACATTTGTGTCGGGGGCGTTCCAGCAAGGATTAGGACAAAAGTCCGCTTTAGGTTTTGGTCTTTGAGAAAATACCAGCGTGGGCTAAACAGTCCAGTGCATTGAAGAACAACATGTTGAATTCTGGATTGGTTTGACCCTCATAGCACAAATCAGATCATGAAGGACTGAGTTGGTTTGTAGGTCTTGATCTGGGGAGaacgcaaagaaaaacaaatacgtTCTTTGAATTAGCCAGGGCCTTCGGTCATCATCAAGACATCGGCAACACAAACAACTCACATTGTGGatgggtggaggaggaggagggttgTACGACTTGGCGCTGCAAGACAAACTGTACAAGTTGCTTAAATGTCCAAAAATGGTTGGGCAAAACAAAAGACGAGCAACTCACCTTTTGGTTTTCTTCTCTTCTGGTTGGAGGGAGAAAAATGAGAAATGGTCATTGTCAAAATCGTGCGAGATATTTATGAGAGTAGACAGATTCCTCGCTCACAGAATAAATGCTcccattgtcattttttaaaataaaaccccGTATGTACGCTCTGTAAATTTGTATGTGTGTCTTGGTTTCACAGTATGACCCTCAACGACTATAATATGTACCACCTATTGATTGTTATGCTTCTAATTGGTGTATACTACATCACTCTAAAAACATTTGAGTCAAATATAACCCAACTTGGGTCAAAAATGGACCGATCCACTACTTGGGTCAATTGGACTCAACtacccaggtttttttttttgcacacaaaaaaatgctgaattttATATAAAACAACCTTGAAAATGTGGACTTCTGATTGTGTTTAGCGCATGTTTCTCACTCTTAGTTTTCAAAGTGCATATGGCAGCGACGGTAAGACATTACTCACTTTTGCAGCATCCTTGACGtcggcatacacacacacagatgcagcaGAGGAGCGTGAGAACCACAAAACCTGAAGCGCCAGCGATCAAAATGGCGGTATCCACCGGATCTGTatccccgccaaaaaaaaaaaaaaaaatctctcatcaGTACACACGTAAAGCACAGAAGAGTAAGTGCACAAGTGCAGAAACTCAACTTACAGTCAATAACCTTTAGTTGTTGTGCCACACAGCTTTTGGGTGCCCCCACACTGTTGGAGGACTCGCAGCGATACATCCCAGAATCTACTTTGGAAACGCTTGTAAACTTCTGCTCCGGGCaaagagtgaaagagagaggaAGAGCAACAGCTGCAGATGTGTCCCTTCGCGGGTCCATACGAATGCACAAGTGTGTGCTCTGTGCTCGGCACGCCATGTGTCACACAGCGGGGAGCTCACTCACCAGGGTGCCTCTGCGCGTGTCCATGCGGTACGGCGTGTTGGACGAGACCTTCAGGGCCCTGTTATCTTTGTACCAGCTGTACGTCGCCGGGGGCACGCTCTGCTTGTCTTTACACAGGAGCTCTAGGTCGGAGCCCACAAACACCGAGTGGGGCACTTCGCAAGATGGGATATGGGGCGGCACTGAGGATACACGCAACAGCAGCGTTTGCAGAATACCTAAATGACATATCCATAACATCTAAAAAGACAAATGAGTTCAAATGACACTGTGACACAATTCTATTCAAACATTCTGGCCTGCATCTCATGCGTAGATTGGATTTTCAGGAAACCACCGCAACCGAGGAAAACCAACCAATCAGACACAGAAGGTGTGACCGGTGAGGTGGCAATCATTTGCTGCGCACTTACAGACAACGTTTGCAGCGAGCACAGTCCGCTGACCTGTTTTGTTACCTTTGGCTTCAGGAACAACGCTGAAACTATAACGGAATAGCCACAACCAGagaactgaaataaataaataaataaaatgcggcACAGTCCGCTGATCTGTTACCTTTGGCTTCAGGAACAATGCTGAAGCTATAGCGGAATAGCTACACcagacaagtaaaaaaaaaaatgcaaacccaAGCACAGTGAGGGGACCACGGGCAACTTGCAGCTGTGGTGCTCACCTGTTcttgtggttgttgtttgtAAAAATCGTAACCCTCATGTCGAGAGACATTTCTAATTTCTTTTGGTGTCCAAAATAAAACTGCAGCCAAAATAATAATTAGCTGCAGAACAAACTCTAACCCAAATATTCCGTTAAATGAATCCCctgaattgttgttgttttgtttttttctctataCCGTGTACATCGAGGGTGACGGTGGCCTCTCCGAAACTGACGTGGTCATCGCCGGCGGTCACCTCACAACGATACTCCCCGGAGTCTTTTTGTGTCACCGAGTGGATGGTCAGAGTGGCTCCCTCCATTTTGGCCCGGCCTGCATACGAGCCTGCGGTGATGGGAAATCAGCGAAGAAAAGAAATGTTGCTGTTTCAAACAAGGGAAAACGGAGAGAGAAGTCGTCACCCACCGGTAAATTTGTGATTGAAGTAGACAAAGATCAcggctttttctttcttcttccactCAATTCGAGGATTCTGGTCCTTCTCAGTGCGGAAGTCGCAGGATAGAACAGCATCTGGAAGGTCGGGACACGCTTAAGTgggatgatgatg
This window contains:
- the jam2b gene encoding junctional adhesion molecule 2b isoform X1, producing the protein MMIFFLLLLCIHCPVSMSVTVSSPKTKVEVHEHTDAVLSCDFRTEKDQNPRIEWKKKEKAVIFVYFNHKFTGSYAGRAKMEGATLTIHSVTQKDSGEYRCEVTAGDDHVSFGEATVTLDVHVPPHIPSCEVPHSVFVGSDLELLCKDKQSVPPATYSWYKDNRALKVSSNTPYRMDTRRGTLKFTSVSKVDSGMYRCESSNSVGAPKSCVAQQLKVIDYPVDTAILIAGASGFVVLTLLCCICVCVCRRQGCCKSDNLYSLSCSAKSYNPPPPPPIHNIKTYKPTQSFMI
- the jam2b gene encoding junctional adhesion molecule 2b isoform X3, producing MSVTVSSPKTKVEVHEHTDAVLSCDFRTEKDQNPRIEWKKKEKAVIFVYFNHKFTGSYAGRAKMEGATLTIHSVTQKDSGEYRCEVTAGDDHVSFGEATVTLDVHVPPHIPSCEVPHSVFVGSDLELLCKDKQSVPPATYSWYKDNRALKVSSNTPYRMDTRRGTLKFTSVSKVDSGMYRCESSNSVGAPKSCVAQQLKVIDYPVDTAILIAGASGFVVLTLLCCICVCVCRRQGCCKSDNLYSLSCSAKSYNPPPPPPIHNIKTYKPTQSFMI
- the jam2b gene encoding junctional adhesion molecule 2b isoform X2; translation: MMIFFLLLLCIHCPVSMSVTVSSPKTKVEVHEHTDAVLSCDFRTEKDQNPRIEWKKKEKAVIFVYFNHKFTGSYAGRAKMEGATLTIHSVTQKDSGEYRCEVTAGDDHVSFGEATVTLDVHVPPHIPSCEVPHSVFVGSDLELLCKDKQSVPPATYSWYKDNRALKVSSNTPYRMDTRRGTLKFTSVSKVDSGMYRCESSNSVGAPKSCVAQQLKVIDYPVDTAILIAGASGFVVLTLLCCICVCVCRRQGCCKSDLSCSAKSYNPPPPPPIHNIKTYKPTQSFMI
- the jam2b gene encoding junctional adhesion molecule 2b isoform X4, which produces MMIFFLLLLCIHCPVSMSVTVSSPKTKVEVHEHTDAVLSCDFRTEKDQNPRIEWKKKEKAVIFVYFNHKFTGSYAGRAKMEGATLTIHSVTQKDSGEYRCEVTAGDDHVSFGEATVTLDVHVPPHIPSCEVPHSVFVGSDLELLCKDKQSVPPATYSWYKDNRALKVSSNTPYRMDTRRGTLKFTSVSKVDSGMYRCESSNSVGAPKSCVAQQLKVIDYPVDTAILIAGASGFVVLTLLCCICVCVCRRQGCCKKEKKTKR